GGAGCCCCTCGGGTTCTGACGCCAGGCCAAAACGACTTTGGCGGCGCCGGTTCGCGGCGCACGAAAGCCGCCTCCCGCAAGGAGGCGGCTTTTCGCGGTTTTGGGCGCTCGTCCTCCGAACTGCCTGTCGAATGCAGAAGCCCTCGCGATCCGGTATCGCGGGGGCCTCGTTCATCCAGCCAGGTCAGCGCGCCGGCGGATTGGGAACGGTGACGATGGTGTAGTCGCGCACCTGGCTACCGCGCCGGATGCGGAGGGCGAAGCGCTGGCCTACGTGCGTGATGCGCGTGGCACTCGGCTCGCGCGCGTCCACGCCGTTGGCCGAAAGGACCTGGTCGCCGGAACGGATGCCGAGGCGCGCCGCAGGGCTACCTGCATACACCTCATGCACCAGTGGGTAGTCCGCCCAACGGAAGCCGCCGGTCGCGAGCGGCTGGGGCCTCACACGCAGTCCCAGCCCCATGGTCGCGGGCGGGCGGCGTACTGATCCCGCGGGCACGCGCAACACCTCTTCCTGCGTGGCTCCCTTGGGAGCGGCCCGGTCCTGCGCATGAAGCGAAGCCGACGCAGTGACGAGCAGGGCCGCACTGAGGTACACCGATGCTTTCATTCTACTTGTCTCAAGTTCAGGGCTGAGCAAATCCAGGGGTACACCTGACGGGTCAACGTGCACGAGATGCGCCACGAAGCGTCTTCTCGATCATCGCCACGAGCTCTTCCTCGCTCGGCGCTCCGACAACAAGTTGATTGTTGACGAGAAACGTGGGCGTCGCGTTCACGCCCAGGCGCTGCGCGGCACTCCGATCGTTCTCCACCTCCGACTTGGGCGCGGTGCTGGACATGCAGGAGTCGAACGCATCTCCGTCAGCGACGCTCGCGGAATCCGCGAACGCCGCCCAGGAGAGCTGCCCAATCGACTTCTGGTTCGCGAATAGAACGTCGTGGTAGGCCTCGAATCGTCCCTGCCGGGCCGCGCACTGGCTGGCGCGCGCCGCGTCGGCCGCGTGCTCGTGCGACGGGATGGGCGCGTGGCGGTACAGCACCGCGACCTGCTGAGGATACCGCTGGCGGACCCTTCGCAACGTCTCGGCCGCGGCACGGCAGGCGGGACACTGGAAGTCCGAGAACTCCACGATGGTCACCGTGGCGTTCGCCGGCCCGAGCCTCTGCCCTGACTCCGCATACGACTTCCATTCGCGGACGGTGCTCGTCTGCGCAGCCGCGGCCGCGGGCCGCTCGGTGAAGAACTCGCGCCGTATGGTTAGTCCAGTAAGGGTCACGGCGCAGAGCGTGAGTACTCCGGTGCCGATCGCTGACAACTTGTCTCGCATTCTTGGCTCTGACGGGCGTCGAGAGGGGTCCCTCGGGATGGGGGCTCCGGGAGGTGCCAGACACTGCCCGGCACCCCGCCGGCGCTACTTCAAGGCAGGCACTCGTCGACGTGGAACACGCAGTTCGGACGATCCTCGTAGTGCACCACGCAACGGGTGTAACCCTGGCTCCAGCAGTATTCCTGGCACAGGCCGTTTACGAGTTCCGAACACGCCATCCGCGACTCGGCCGCAACCGCTGCCGCCGGTTCGGCAAGCAGGTTGGCGCCCATTCCCACCGTCAGCACACCCATGATCATCCGAAACTTCTTCATGATACTCTCTCCACCCACTGAAAGTTCTGGAGGGACAACACAGTTCCCGCGATCGGGACTGTCAAAATAGTATACAAAATGGATGGCCCGGACGTCAAGAACTTTATTTTGGCACTTACGAACCCACTTTGTTCACGCCGTACATCGCCGTACATCTATGTTCACGCGCGGTACGGCGCCCCGGCACGCGGCTCAATGGTAAATGATGGAGGTCGGACGAAAATCGCCGGGCTGTCTACGGGGACGATAACAGCGTTGCCGCGGCGCATGCGGTGCATTAGTATAGGAAACGTTTGGCGGTGAGGCGGACCAGCGTCGCCTGTGCCGTAGCTCGATGTCAGATGCCGCCGTACATCTACGTTCCACCGCCGTACAGATGGGAGGGACCAAAACCTTCCACATCCGTAAGTTCCCTCATTCTCTGGCGCTTTGGGCTCTGAGACCTCCCGTGGCTGAACATCTTCGACTCAAGGCACTCTGGCTCGCGGCACGCCGGCTCTCGGCGGTCCTCGCCCTGGTGTGCTCCGTAATGTTCACCGCTCAGGCCCACGGGCAGACCCCCGGAGGAGCGAGATTGTCCG
This is a stretch of genomic DNA from Longimicrobium sp.. It encodes these proteins:
- a CDS encoding DsbA family protein — protein: MTLTGLTIRREFFTERPAAAAAQTSTVREWKSYAESGQRLGPANATVTIVEFSDFQCPACRAAAETLRRVRQRYPQQVAVLYRHAPIPSHEHAADAARASQCAARQGRFEAYHDVLFANQKSIGQLSWAAFADSASVADGDAFDSCMSSTAPKSEVENDRSAAQRLGVNATPTFLVNNQLVVGAPSEEELVAMIEKTLRGASRAR
- a CDS encoding PDZ domain-containing protein; translated protein: MKASVYLSAALLVTASASLHAQDRAAPKGATQEEVLRVPAGSVRRPPATMGLGLRVRPQPLATGGFRWADYPLVHEVYAGSPAARLGIRSGDQVLSANGVDAREPSATRITHVGQRFALRIRRGSQVRDYTIVTVPNPPAR